TTCCACCACTTCGGCTGAAATGCCATTTTTGGAAGTGCAAACGCTTCCGCCCAGCGCCACAATGTTTACCGCTCCGCCTCCTCCCACATGCTCGCTCGTTGGCTTAATTCCTGTTTTGTGTGATTCAGAAGGTTTAATAATGCCCATTTCTTTTTCTCCTCTCACCCAGTGCGGAACGGTTACTTCCTGCAGATACACGGTATCAAATCCATAACTCTTCATCAGTTCTTCCGTCCACTTCACCGCCTTTTCTGCGCCTTCCGAACCCGTGAGCCGCGCACCGATTTGCTTGCAGAGATATTCTTCGTTCTTATACACCTGCCCGCTGGTAAATATTTCATCCGAAATTTTTTTGATGATGACAGAATCGGGCTGCCCCCCCGCCCCCCAAAGGGGGGATAATTGAAAAGAGAATATTGAAATTAAAACGCTGAAGAAAAAAGATTTGTTCATACACATAGTTTTTATTTCTTGTTATAGTTCCCCCTTCGGGGGAATTTATGGGGGCTTTTAATTATAATCGTACCAATCTCTCTTTCGTTCGAGTTTCAAATCCTGGAGCACGCTTGCTTTCACATTGAGCGTAAGCATATAACTTCTGCGGAAGCCGAACGGAATCCAGTTCAGGTGCATTTCCCAGCAATGCAAATCGCGGTAAATGTCGAACGATGTAAATGTAAAATTCTTTTTCACAAAGTCGAATCCCGAACGGAAGCCCACTTTCCATTTCTCCGTCACGTTCACATTTCCGCTGAAGGTGAACGATTGAATCACCGTATCGGAAGCGCCCGGCTTTGAATACACCACATTGTAATTCACCGCAAGGTCCCACGGCACGTTGAAGTCAACATAATAATCGGGATGCGACATAATGTAATTCAGTTCATCCACATTTTTCTTCACTGTTTTTTTGCCTGTGGTTTTGGCAGTTTTCTTCTGCGTTAAACTCCGCAAACTGGTGCTGAGCGCAAAGGCGGCATCGGTGAGGCGGTAAAGTTTTCCGTTCACCTGGTATTCAAACTTCTCGATTCTTTTTTTCAGAACATTGTCATACGCATACGGGTCGAGCACGCTGCTTAGGGTAATGTCAACTTTTTTGAACAACCGCGTGCGCGCTGAAAGGTTGGTGGTTGACCAGTTGAAATTCTCTGCGGCAATATTATAAGAAGAAGCGATTCGCAGATTATCAATGAGAACAATTTTTCTATCCTTGGTGGAAGTATCTTTTTTTGCAGGGCGGAGTTTCATCTCTAAATTATTATCCAGCCCCAGCGTAATCACTCCTGATTTTCCCGAAGCAGGCGAACCGAAAATTCCATTCTGAAAAATGGAATACGATTGCGTGTTTCCAAAAGTATTTGTCTGAACATCTTCATAAAATCCATATTGCTTCTGGCTGAAATCAGGACGCCAGCTCAGCGAAGCGGAAGGAGTCATCACATGGCGGATGGCTTTCACTATTCCGTGCCTGAACGCAAACATTCCATATAATTTTGTGCTGGTGGTGAGCGAAGTGGAATAATCATATCCGTATTTGAATGTGCGAAGCGTATCGGTAAAAACTCTGCTGCTGTCCGCATCCCAGCGCTTGTGAATGGTTTGAAAATACCCGTATGCATTGGCGCTGATGGACGGAGAAAAAATAAGCGGTCCCAGATTCCACGAAGTGGTGATGGGTGCCGATGCTTTTATTCCGTTCTGCATGCGGTCGGATAATTTGTTGACGAAGTACGGGTCTTTGAAGAAAGCAGAATCCATGCGGATAAAATTTTTCGCGTTGAAGGAAGGGCTGATTCCTATTTTATCAATCACATTCGGCTTGCCGACAAAATCTCTGCGCTTGAAAGGAAAACGCCTTCCCATAGTGAAAGCCGCATCGGGAAGAGTTACATCCACAATTTTTGTTTTCGTGTTTTGGCTGTGCGAAGCGTTGATGGAAAGATTATTCGGGCTGCCCTGCCACGATTTATTCCACGCAATGTTCGACTGAAAAGTATTGGAGAGATAATCGTTCGCATTGTAGGAATTATATTTCTGGTAGGTGCTTGTTCCTGCATTCACATTGGCGGAAAACCGCGAAGTGGGGCTTGCCTTCGCATCCTGCATGTGCGACCAGCGCAGAAAAAAATCCTGCGTGCGGGAATAATCAGGAAATTCTTTTTCGCTGATTTGAATATTGGAGTAACTCAACTGAACATTGCCGCTGTACTTATACCGCCTGATGTAATTGGAATGCGTCTTTACTCCAAAACTTCCTTTGGAATAAAAATCTCCGCGCAGCGCCAAATCAAAAAAATCGCTCATGCCGAAATAATATCCGCCATCCTTCAGAAAATATCCGAGATTGCTTTCGCCATAAAACGGAATGAGCACGCCCGATTTTCTTCCGGTCTTGTTCGGAAAAATTCCGAAGGGAAGCACTAATGGAAGCGGCACATCACCTATGACAACATACGCTGGACCTGAAATTATTTTATCATCGGGAATCACTTTCAGTTTGGTGGTCTTGATATAAAAATGCGGATGCTCCAAATCGCAGGTGGTGTAGCGCCCGTTCTTCACATAATATACATCGCCTGTATCTTTCTTCGCGTCTCTGGCATGAATGAACGCTTCGCCTTCCACCGTAGTGATTTCGCGAATCTTTCCTTTCTTCGTTTCAAAGTTGTAAGTGATTTCTTTCGCATCAAAACTTTTTTCTCCCTGCTTGAACACCGGGTCGCCAATGGCATTGCCCGCGCTGTCGAGCCGTACATTTCCCGAACTATCGCGCGCACCGCGCGAAAAGGCAATGTTGGTCTTCATGTTGAACTCAATGTAATCGGCATTCAGTTCCAACTCTTCGTACTTCACATTTCCTTCCCCGTAAAGAAAAACTTTCTGGCTGTCCAAATCCATGCGCATGGAATCGCGCGCGCTGTAAATCACTTTTGATTTAATGGCGGACTCGGAAACGGAAGTGTCGGGAGTTGTGGCATGAATCGTGTCAGAAGTTTTAACGTGAGCGGTATCTTGTGCGAAAATGAAAAAAGGAAATGAAAAATAAACGGCAGGCAGAATTAACAACTGCCTGCTGAAAAGAATGGTTGCTGCTTTTTTAACTTTCACTCCGATTAAGTAAATTTGTTTTCTTGGGTAAAACTAAATAAAAAATATAGTTGGCTTCGATACGAAACTCAAACCGCTTCAACATTAAATTGTGAACAAACGCATTCTTGTTTTTTTTATTTCGCTGATTGCTTTTCTGAGCACATCCTTCCTTGTTGTTCGACATGCGGATGAATCAAAAGTTACACCGGAAAATTTTCTCTTAACGAATTTTAACAAAATAAATTCAGGCGGCTCGTTTCCCTTCGGAATAAAAACAGTGGTGATTGATGCAGGGCACGGAGGAAAAGACCCCGGCTGCATCGGAATAACCAATGTATATGAAAAAGATGTGGCGCTGGGCATTGCGCTCAAACTCGGAAAATATATTGAAGAAAAAATCTCCGATGTGAAAGTGATTTACACGCGCAGCACCGATGTGTTTGTGGAACTGGATGAACGCGCTGCCATTGCCAATAAATACAAAGCCGATTTGTTCATCTGCATTCACTGCAACACCGCCTGCTCCATTGACAAGAAAACAAAAAAGACAAATTGCAATCCGGATGTGTTCGGAACGGAAACCTACGTGATGGGCTTGCATAAAACCAACGCCAACCTGAACGTGGCAATGCGCGAGAACTCTTCCATCCTCATGGAAAAAAATTATTCGAAGCGCTACGAGGGCTTCGACCCCAACAGCGAAACCGGTTACATTCTGCTTACCATGCAGCAGAATGCTTACCTGAAACAGAGTTTGAATTTTGCTTCCAAGGTGCAGAAACAGGTGAAAGAAAAAGCCGGGCGGGTTGACAAAGGAGTTCAGCAGGCGGGGTTTCTTGTGCTGTGGCGAACGGCAATGCCGAGCGTGCTCATTGAAACAGAATTTATCTCAAGCCCATCGGCAGAAAAATTTGTGGGCGGAGAAAAAGGGCAGGATTACATGGCGCGCGCCATCTTCAGCGCATTCAGGCAATATAAAGATGAAGTGGAAGGAAAACTTATGAAGTATGAAGATGAGATTGAGAATACGCCCAAGTATGTTCCGGAAAAAGATACTTCCGGTTCGAAAGGAAATAAGGATGCTTCGACTTCGCTCAGCGTGACAAGTGAACTAAAAAAAGATTCGGTAAAGAAAAAAGAACCCGTGATTGAGAGCGAAGAGAAAATTAAAGCTTCACCGAAAGATTCTATTCCTCAACTCATGCCGCGGGTGGATACAGCCAGGTCAGCAGTCAGTACAAAAAAAGATTCTATCCCAAAGTTAAAAGTCAAAAGTGAAAAGTTAGAAGTGAATATAAAAAAAGATTCAACGAACAACGGACAACTAACTACCGGCAACGGGCTAATTATTTACAAAGTTCAGTTCTTGTCTTCTTCGCAGCGCATTCCGCTTGTGTCTGATAAATTCAAAGGGCTGAAAGATATTGGCGAATACCGGGATGGCGCTGCGTATAAATACACCGCAGGCGAATTCAAAACCATTGACGATGCCATGAAGTACCGCGCAGAAATGCAAAGCAAGGGCTATAAAGATTGTTTCGTGGTGAAGTTTAAGGATGGAGCGAGAATGAAGAATTAGTTTCCGGTTGCCTGTCTGCGGTTTACTGTTTAAGTTGTCATGTTGAGCGAAGCGAAACATCTTTTACTTTTACGTATGCGTTTTTCACCAACCGAACTGCATGCCCTTCATAACTCCCGCTTCTTTTACATTAAAGCAAGCGTTACAAAAAAAATGGATGCGCTGCTGGCGCAAACCAGAGATGAAATAAAATCAGTGATTGAAAAAGAAAAAATAATTCTTCCGGCAGAAGCAGATGCGAGCATGGGGAAAATCTTTCGCGGAGAAAACTATCTCGGGCTTCCTTATCTTATACTTGATTACCCTAAATATTTCGGAAAAGATTCCGTGTTTGCATTCCGCACCCTGTTCTGGTGGGGGAAGTTTTTCAGTTGCACGCTGCACGCAGGGGGAATAAGGAATAAAGATATAAGGTATAAGGGAGATGTTCTATCGGGCAAGGGCGTTTATTTCTGCGTGAACGATTCTCCCTGGCAGTATCACTACGGAAAAGACAACTACCTGCTCATTGACAAACTTACGGAAAAGCAAATGCAGGCGCATATCCGGAAAAATAACTTTATCAAACTCTCGCGGAAAATGGAATTGAAGGACTACCGCAAACTGCCTGAGTTTGCAAGGGAAACGTTTGAATTGTTTATGAAGAATGGTTAAGCATTGCTTACTGTATCACCACCTTCTCCGTAAAAACTTTCAAACAAACTCTCCCTCATTCCCTCTCTTTTTGAAAGAGAGGGATGTCCGAAGGACAGGGTGAGTTACTGTATCACCACTTTTTCAGTATAAATCTTGCTCTCGCTCTGCACCTTCATAAAATAAATTCCTTTGGGCTGATTGCTTAAATCAATTGAAAGATTCCTCGCTCCGCTCGGAATGACACTTTGTGTCATTTTTTCTCCAAACACATTGTAAATTTCTATTTTGTATTCATTGCCTGTTGCCGACTGCCCGCTGCCGACTTGTATTTGAAAAATGCCGGAGGAGGGGTTGGGATAAATAATAAGTTGAGAAGCAAAATCTATTTGAGAAACCGCGTTGGGATTATTTGTTTTGTAAATATTGGAACGCGAAGTGTTCAGGTTGGTTGCATTCGGAACCGGATTTTTTATGGTGGGCGTGCAACTGATGCTCCACTGGGTTTCCACGCGCCAGCTCCCGTTTGGGTAAGATGAATAATTGGGGTCAGTTACGGTTTGCTGAGTACCCGATACTCCCGCCACCGTTTTCCAGTTTCCATTACTTAAATCATCACGCCTCAGAATATAGCCCGTTACAGGGTTCGCGGTGTTTTCTATGGCGTAAAAATTCCATGAAAAAGTTCCGCTGTTGTTGGTAGTGTAAATGGTGTTGTGGTAATTACTCATGGCGCTGTAATTTCCGCAGGTGTCGCGCGCCACAAGTTTGTAGCGGTAAGTTCCTTTGTTGGGGTCGCCTGTGTAAGGAAAATATTTTGCAAACACAGTGTCAACAAACATGCTGAGCGAATCAAAAGGCACTGCGCCTACAATTTGATAATTGTTTGTTGTAATTTCCCTGTAAACAATAAAACTATCCACTCCGCCTCCTGCAAAAGGAGTTTTATCCCACAAAACAATATTGTATTGCGAAAGCGAATCAACTGTGACAGCGCAGATGGAAGGTGCGGTTGGTTGTGGAAGAGATGTAATAGTAACTATATCGGATGCACTGCCGCCAATACCATCACTTACTGTTACTGTATTTGTTCCTGCACACAAGCCCGTTGCTGTTGAAGTTGTTTCTCCGCTGCTCCATAAATAGGTATAGGGAGGCGTACCATTTAATACACTTGTACTTGCAGAGCCAGTACATTGATTACTGCAAATTGGATTACCGGTCATTACTGCAGATATGCTAATAGGATCATACTTAAATACTGTTCCATCACTATTTATGCCGCCCGAACTTGTCATTCCATAGAGAATGCCTCCGCCAAAAATAACAGAGCCGTAAGGATTATTTCCGTTTGAAGCGCCATCAAAATCCATGAGTTTGGTATACCCGCTTCCATTGAAATATACTTTAAAGAGGACTCCGGCACCGTATGTGCCGCCTTGATAGGTCATTCCATAGAGATAAAATCCGTCAGTAATAAGAGAGCCATTAGGATTACTTCCGTTTGCAATATTTGAAAAATCGAGCAGTTTGGTATATCCTGTTCCATTGGGCATTATTTTAAAGATGGTTCCGTAACCGTTTGCTCCGCCATTTTGTGCCATTCCATACAGATAGGTTCCGTCATACATAAGGTCACCCGTAGGATAACTTCCATAAAAAGCGCCATTAAAATCAATCAGGTCGGCATAGCCGGTTCCATTGGGCATTATTTTAAAGAGCACTCCCAGATTGTTTGCACCGCCTTTGGCTGTCATTCCGTAAAGAAATGTTCCATCAGAAACAAGAGAGCCAAAAGGAGCTTGTCCGTTTGTTGCATTAAAGTCGAGCAAATCGGCATAGCCGATTCCATTGGGTTTTATTTTAAAAACTGTTCCGTAATTATTTCCACCGCCCGCATTTGTCATTCCATAGAGATAAGTGCCGTCATAAATAAGAGAGCCGTGAGGACTGCTTCCGTCTGAACCGCTTCCGAAATTATGCAGGATTGCATAACCGGTTCCATCGGGCTTTATTTTAAAGATGACGCCATAACCGAATGTACCTCCAAAGGCTATCATTCCATAGAGAAAGGTTCCGTCAGAAATAAGAGAGCCGTAAGGAGTGTTTTCGGTTGTTGCGTTAAAATCCAAAAGTTTGGAATACCCTGTTCCATCGGGTTGTATTTTAAAAATAACTCCATCACCAGTTGTGCCGCCTGCACTTGTCATTCCATAGAGAAATGTGCCGTCAGAATAAAGGGCGCCATAAGGACTTTGTCCGTTTGTTGCGCCTGCAAAATCGAGGAGTTTGGTGTATTGGGCAATCACCGAAAAGCGAAAGAGTACGAAAAATACGAAAAGAGAGAAAGAGCGAAGGAGTAAATGTTTTTTCATCGTGTTTTATTTGTTAATGATTATTTTTTTGTTCACTGTTCCTTGCTCTGTGCTCATTTGCAGAAAATAAATTCCGCTGGGAGCATCAAGACGGATGACGGATGACTGACGACCGATGACGGATGCTGAATACACTCGCTCACCGTATACATTATAAATTTCTACTTGCCTTGCATCTGTCGTCTGTCCTCCGACCTCCAGCGTAAACATTCCGCTGCTGGGATTGGGATACACCTCAACTCCAAACTCTGAACTCCGGACTTCACTAACTCCAATCACGCAAGGAGCAGGAATGGCAAGTGTTCCACCGAGAGTATAAAAGTCCTTGTGAAATGCCTGATAATAAATATTTGCAATCGTGTCATCATGGATGATAAGTGTGTTCTCATCGTTCTTCGTATCGGCAGAGTTTGTCCAGTTGTGTGAGCCCGTGAGCACGAGCGGATCGGAGCAAGTATTGCTTGGGTCAGCAATTAAATATTTACTGTGATAAATATAACTGCCAGTATATTCTTTTAACATACTTCCTAATCCTGTAGTCAGAATATTATAGGTCGTTGGAGAGGAAGACGCAGTATATTGGTCAACAATTCCCGCCACATAAACTCCGCTGTTCTTTTTTGCCACCAGCGAATCGGCATCGTTTGCCAATGTCAATGTATAAACTCCAAAATATAAATCGGTGTTGGCGCTGCTGATGGAAGAAAGAATATGATTGTTTGTTCCATCGCTCGGACTGAAATAAAGTTCTACCAAATGCCCGCCAATCGTAAAATTATGTTTGCCTAAATCGGTTTTGTAAGGACCAAACTTAGAGTTCGTAGAATTAGAAGTCATTCCCGTATCGCCCCACATCATGTTGAACTCCGCTGTGTAAACATGCGCCAGCGCAGAATCCTGAATGCAAACCATGTTGTTGTAATCATTGTTAAACTGATTGGCGTTCCAGTCAAATGAACTTGTGTTCACCCAACTGTTAAGCGCATTGGATGATTTCCATCTTCCGTCAAGAATCACAAACTTGTTGTGCATGATATTGTAATTTGCTCCTGTAGGACTTGCAAGTTTTGGAATGCCCGCATTGAGTGCCGCAAGCCCGGTGTTGGATGCAGCGCCATCATAGATGTAACGGATTTTTATTCCTTTTGCATAAGCGTTATTGAGTGCGGTCGCAATGTTGGAATATCCGCTTGACTGATTATAGTCGTACTGCGCAATGTCAATTGTATTTTTAGCGCGGTTAATATAGGCAATCAGCGTATCATCGGCAGTTTGATTCAGGTAAATTGCATTTTCTCCGGTTGATACGCTGTTATCCACGGGCTGGTTAAAGTAAATCAGAATTTTTCCCGATGACGATGAAGGCGCTGCATTAATTCCTGTGAGAAGAAAATCATCGAATGCAACATTGCCTGCCGATTTTGTATAAGTAAACTGAAGCGCGATTGCAGCAGAGGGCACTGCATATTTTTTTATCGTGCCGCTGGTTGGAATAGGTTTAATCGTGCTGATTGGATTCCAGTTAATGTTGTCGGTTGTATAAAGAGCATCTAACGAACTCACCGTATCGGTGCTCACGCCTTTGAGCCAAAAACTTACCGAGTCGGGGTTAGAAAAAAATGGAGTAGTGATGGTGGCGCCATTCGTTCCGAACTTGTAGGAGTTAGGTCCGCTGGGACCGGAATTGGCAGCGCTGGTGTAATCGCCATTCGTAGTAAATATCCAGCCAGCGGGAACTGTTGCTGCTGTGCCCTGATAGGTTGTAAAGTTTTCCTGAATGAGAATTGATTGTGCATGAGATTGCTTCACTGCGCCAGTAATGACAGCAATAAAAATGATTGCGTTCCGCTTGAGGCGGAATGCAGAGACATAAAGTTTTTTCATCGTGTTTTATTTTATTACTCTCCCCCTTCCCCTCTCTATGCATAGAGAGGGGTGACGAAGTCGGGGTGAGTATTATTTATTGATGATTATTTTTTTGTTTGCAATGCCTTGCTCTGTTTTTATGTGCAGAAAATAAATTCCACCGGGCGCTTGGCTTAAATCAATCGTGAGATTCCTCGCTCCGCTCGGAATGACACTTCGTGTCACTTTTTCGCCAAACACATTATAAATTTCTATTTTGTATTCATTGCCTGCTGCCGACTGCCCATTGCCGACTTGTATTTCAAACAGCCCGCTCGTGGGGTTCGGATAAATCGTCATTTGTAATTCGTCATTCGTCATTTCATTTGTTCCGGTAGCAGTTGCATTCCAGCAATTAGTAATGGGAAGAACCGAAGAACTGCTTGCGCAAGCGGGTAATCCAAACATATCTTCCAGCGTGCGCAGCACATTGTAATGCGTGATGTGCATCGTGTCTTGCCCGGCTTTTACCATTGGTCCACAAAAAATTGTAGTGATGTGATTGCTTGAAATATTATCATCTTCATCAAAACTAAGAATGAACAAACTGTTATGTGTTTTCGCCCACTGAATATATCCGTCCATATTATTTTTTAGCCAAGTGTCGCCTGCGGGAATTGCCACCAATGGATTTGCAATGGGGTTGTGCATATCGTCTGCCAGATTCGGAATCACAAAACAAAGCGTTGGCAGCGAAGAATAATTTCCAGCGGGATAATTTGTAAAGGGCTGATGGTCGGCAGAAGAAATTTGATTGGTGCCCGTGCCCTGCCAGTTTACCCATGGACAATGCTTGCGCACATAATTGCCGGAAATGGAAACAGTATCTCCGGTTGAAGGCAAACTCTCGGCATAACCGGAAAAAGTATAACTGTTCTGTAAAAGTTCAGCGCCCAAATTGCAAGTGCTGAAAGGAGTATTAGTGGCAATGTTATCAGTTGTAACTCCCTGATTGTTTCCTGAAAAGAGCATGATATAATTGGGCTGGCTCGGATGCGTGAGCGCATAAGAATTTACAAACAGCGCGCTATTGGTATCGGTACTCAGTGAATTGATGTATGGCGCTTCCGCAGTATTTCCAATAATGTCGGAGTAAGAATAATTTTCTTCCATCACAATCACAACATGGTCGGGTTTGGGAATAGTTCCCGTAGGAACAAGCGGGGCTTTTTTCAAGAGAAGAAAATCATCGAACGCAACATTGCCTGCCGACTTCGTGTAAACAAATTTTAAATGGATGGCTGTACTATCCACATGATGCCCCAGAGTTGTTCCCGAAGTGGGAATCGGTTTTATTTTTACGAGCGTTGTCCATGTGATGCTGTCGGATGTTTCGTACAGCGTAAGATAACTTGCCGTGTCGGTTGATGAACCCTTGAGCCAGAATGAAACTGAATCCGCTTTTGCAAATGATGGAGTAACAATGGTTGCGCCTGTAACTCCGAATTTATATGAGTTTGGTCCGCTTGTGCCAGAATAAGAAGTAGTCGTGTAATCGCCCTGCCAACTGAAATACCATCCTGCCGGAACAGTGGCTGATGTTCCCATGTAATTGGTAAAGTTTTCCTGAAGGAGGGTGGTTTGCGCGAAGGCAGAATTGATAATTGATAATTGATAATTGATAATTGCAACAGCAACTATGTAAAAATACTTTTTCATCATGTTTTATTTATTGTCCGAACAAAGTTACGGACTCCGTCATTTTGCGGAGATGATTAGTTTTTTAGTTGCAATTCCTTCAGCGGTTTTCAGTTGAAGGAAATAAATTCCACTGGGCGCTGCGCGCAAATCAATGACGGACGACTGACGACCGCTGACTGATGCTGAATACGCTTTTTGCCCAAGCGTGTTGTAAATTTCTATTTGCATTGCGTCTGTCGTCTGTCCTCCGACCTCCAGCGTAAACAGCCCGCTCGTGGGGTTGGGATAAATAATAAGTTGAGAAGCGAAATCTGTTTGAGAAACCGCGATTGGATTATTTGTTTTGTAAATATTGGAGCGAGAGGTATTGAGGTTAAGAGAATTAATAGAGGGATTTTTTGGATTGATAATAGTGGGTGTGCAGGTGATAGTCCAACTTGTTATTACCCGCCAGGTTGCTGTTGCCTGATAAGTTGCATACTGCGGGTCGGTGCCAATCACGGAGGAAGCGCTCAGGGTTTGAATGGTTACATAATTTCCGTTTGATATATTATCGCGCTGCAAAAGATAATTTTGCCTGTAATACATAAAGATACTTTGATGGTAAGGGCTCTTTGCGCTGGTGTTGCCGCAACTATCTTTCACAGCAAGTTTATATCTCCAGGATGTAACATTCGGGTCGCCATTGGCGGCATAGAGTGTGCGCACGGTATCAATGAACCAACTCAGCGAATCGTACGAAACTTTTCCGATTAAGCCGTAAGCATTGTTGGCAGTGTCGCGGTAAATAAAAATTGTATCTCCATGTTTGGTCTGTGCTTTATCCCATATAATTTCATTATTCTGCGAAAGAGAGTCAACGGTAATTGAACAAATGGCAGGAGCGGGCGGAGGATTATTTGTCATTGTGAAAGTTGAGGAAGAAGTGCACCCGTTAGCATCTTCAACGGTAATAGTGTAATTACCGGCTGAAAGTCCGGTTGCAGTTATAGCAGTTCCGCTTTGCCCGCTGCTCCAGAAATAGGTATAAGTTCCTGTACCTCCCATAGCTGTTGCCTTTGCCATGCCTGAACTATCACACACAGGATTGCCAACACTGCTAGCAGAAACACTGAGCGCATTTGGCTGAGAGATAGCGGCAGTGAATGTGGTTGTACATCCGGTGAAATCAGTAACAAGAACACTGTAGGTTCCCGCTGCAAGTCCTGTGGCAGTTTGTATGGTCTGAGAATTATTCCAAAGATAAGTGAATGGAGAAACGCCCACTGTCATATTCACGGTTTCCGTTCCATTGCTTCCTCCATTGCAACTTACATTAGTAACAGAAATAGTTCCCGCAAGCGCAGGCGGCTGGGTAATAGTTGTTGAAAAAGTTTGGGTACATCCGTGCGCGTCAGTAACTAAAACGGAATAGTTTCCTATTATCAATCCTGAAACATTTTGCGTTGAAGAATTATTTGACCAGAGAAAAGTATAGGCAGTTGTTCCGCCCGAAACAGAAATATTAATTGCTCCGTTATTTCCTCCGTTGCAGGTTACATTTGTTTGAGATGAAAGAGAAGCGGATAGAACTGCCGGTTGCATAACCGCAAAAGAATCAACATGGGTCCATCCCCACGCATCTGAAATATTTATGGTATAAGTGCCTGCCATCAGCCCGCTGATGTTTTGTGTTGTTGCTCCGTTCGACCAGAGAAATGTATAAGGAGATGTGCCGCCCGATACGGTTAGATTAATTGCACCATCACTCAATCCATTGCATGAAACATTGGTGATTGCGGCAGTATCTGTAATAGGAGAAGGCATGGTGAGTTTCCAAAGTTCCCTGCCGATAATTCCATCATCGGCACGAAAGAACAAAGTGTTTGCATCAGCCGTAAGCATATCAGGAGTGGATGAACCGGCACCGGAATAAATATCAGAAACCCTTTTAGTGCCTGAAGCAGTGCCTGTGCTTGTCCATAATTCAGCGCCATAAATATCATCAGATGCTGAAAAGAAAAGTGTGTCGTGAAAATTGACTAACGATGAAGGAGAAGAGCCGGCACTTCCCGGATAAATATCTTTTACCATTACAGTTCCTGCGGTTGTTCCATTGCTTTTCCAGAGTTCGGGACCGTTGATGCCGTCATCAGCAGTGAAAAATAAAGTTCCGTTTATGTTAACTAAGTTGGAAGGATTAGAACCGTTTGCTCCGGAATAAATATCTTTTACCATCACTGTTCCGCCTGTTGTTCCATCGCTTTTCCAAAGTTCAATACCATTTGTTCCATCACCTGCCTGAAAAAAGAGCGTGTTGTTTACATTGGTTAAATAATAGGGCCAACTGCCGTTTGTTCCCGGCCAAATATCTTTTACCAAAACAGTGCCCACTGATGTCCCATCGGTTTTCCATAATTCATAATCGTTAACGCTGCCAGTACGGGCATAAAAA
Above is a window of Bacteroidota bacterium DNA encoding:
- a CDS encoding T9SS type A sorting domain-containing protein translates to MKKHLLPSFLLIINWQLSIINCFSQVQLVKDINTSAAIISSYPGGFINMGGVFYFNADDGSNGNEFWKSDGTANGTKMVKDICPGSCAGGFSNAVNLNGTLFFVASDGSHGAELWTSDGTAGGTVMVKDINPGSGSGFVSGMLVAGNTIYFQGTDGVNGNELWKSDGTAGGTVMVKDIYPGATSSNPSYLAGVGSTLFFEANDGTNGYELWKSDGTTLGTVMVKDIYPGSTSSAPNSLINVGGTLYFVANDGTTGSELWKSNGTTVGTTLVKDIYTGINNGIPFGGLVNFNGTLVFVAYDGPSDNEIWKSDGTTGGTVMVKDINPGAGGSSAAYLTVVNSILFFRATDGGAAGIELWLSDGTAGGTALVKDIYPGATTSSASNLTNINGILYFEANDGTNGSELWRSDGTLGGTVMIKDIYAGITGSSPSTFIAGSGFALFRADNNTNGIELWKSDGTTGGTILLKNIAPDLATSGIDKMTAAGTNVFFLADDGTNGPELWKSDGTTGGTSLLKDINPGAGGSGTWNVSAINNIAFFDANNGTNGDELWKSDGTTGGTVMVKDIIAGSANGNPEMFTNVNNNLFFYADQSATGSELWKSDGTTGGTALIKDILTGTSGSIYSYTQPDYANINGKLYFPAFSGTLGAEPWLSDGTSGGTQLISDIWTCSGCGSNPGQFTYANGTTFFYARTGSVNDYELWKTDGTSVGTVLVKDIWPGTNGSWPYYLTNVNNTLFFQAGDGTNGIELWKSDGTTGGTVMVKDIYSGANGSNPSNLVNINGTLFFTADDGINGPELWKSNGTTAGTVMVKDIYPGSAGSSPSSLVNFHDTLFFSASDDIYGAELWTSTGTASGTKRVSDIYSGAGSSTPDMLTADANTLFFRADDGIIGRELWKLTMPSPITDTAAITNVSCNGLSDGAINLTVSGGTSPYTFLWSNGATTQNISGLMAGTYTINISDAWGWTHVDSFAVMQPAVLSASLSSQTNVTCNGGNNGAINISVSGGTTAYTFLWSNNSSTQNVSGLIIGNYSVLVTDAHGCTQTFSTTITQPPALAGTISVTNVSCNGGSNGTETVNMTVGVSPFTYLWNNSQTIQTATGLAAGTYSVLVTDFTGCTTTFTAAISQPNALSVSASSVGNPVCDSSGMAKATAMGGTGTYTYFWSSGQSGTAITATGLSAGNYTITVEDANGCTSSSTFTMTNNPPPAPAICSITVDSLSQNNEIIWDKAQTKHGDTIFIYRDTANNAYGLIGKVSYDSLSWFIDTVRTLYAANGDPNVTSWRYKLAVKDSCGNTSAKSPYHQSIFMYYRQNYLLQRDNISNGNYVTIQTLSASSVIGTDPQYATYQATATWRVITSWTITCTPTIINPKNPSINSLNLNTSRSNIYKTNNPIAVSQTDFASQLIIYPNPTSGLFTLEVGGQTTDAMQIEIYNTLGQKAYSASVSGRQSSVIDLRAAPSGIYFLQLKTAEGIATKKLIISAK